A part of Amycolatopsis camponoti genomic DNA contains:
- a CDS encoding AfsR/SARP family transcriptional regulator, whose amino-acid sequence MSARPSDATLPSSGSASGGAPRRANLGATTIDIRLLGPFQVIAGGSPVVLTSSRQRALLATLALSAGRLVSIDALARGVWGEEPPAHIRGSLQTYVMRLRRLCGEETVVTEPDGYRLVVDPSRVDALRFLRTLDQAAAATEPARRRGLLTAALAAWGGAPLEGVGSPALAAEWGPLLTERYLFAVEQRIDLDAGLVPDARLVAELTDLVAQHPLRESLWERLVRVLARSGRRAEALARYAGLRALLADELGVEPGEDLRRLHAELLTADTEPAVHTVPRQLPFDVPGFTGRGPELAELDRLPPGGASGIVVIEGTAGVGKTSLAVHWSHRVRDRFSGGQLFLDLRGHSADTPVTPEAALAGFLRALGEPAETLPSTVEERSALLRSRLAGSRTLMLLDNARDADQVRPLLPGPGNLVVVTSRNQLRGIVARDGARRIALRSFDDQDATALLAGSVGPQRLAAEPDAVAELVQLCGRLPLALALAGERASRFSGVSLAGIVEELRDQRLRLDTLRDPQDAGTDLRAAFSWSYKALRPAAARFFRLLGLHPGHGFSLSSAAALAGADLREARELADQLAAAHLLNQPSTDRYQFHDLLRVYAAELVETETTAAERAAARRGLLDWYLASVAEGTKLVRPDLLTDDITLGAAPVPAVRFTQHEQTIAWYTTERTALTALVGVAAENGFTAHAWKLAWLLRGFFAERHDRDDWITTARTAVAATRDAGDNTGLQYSANNLGSAYLRTLQPDKALEALEEARAASEAGDGTALAVAILSNLSGAYYVRAEYAEAERYALQAVRLARDHGQRTFVPHALLNVSASRIGLRNYDNAAEAAQAAHQAFADLGDRYHAALALGNVAEALEGAGRQDEAEKAGLEALTELKELNADYGTIDVRITLGRLKLRTGRDAEAREHWAEALTVCQRLGDPRIPEIRALLATVPTDGPPSRDAPYP is encoded by the coding sequence TTGAGCGCCCGGCCGAGTGATGCCACGCTGCCCTCCTCGGGGTCCGCGTCCGGCGGTGCCCCGCGGCGTGCGAACCTGGGGGCGACCACCATCGACATCCGGCTACTCGGCCCGTTCCAGGTGATCGCCGGCGGTTCGCCGGTCGTGCTGACCAGTTCCCGGCAGCGCGCGCTGCTCGCGACACTGGCCTTGTCCGCGGGCCGCCTGGTGTCGATCGACGCGCTCGCGCGCGGCGTCTGGGGCGAGGAGCCGCCCGCGCACATCCGCGGCAGCCTGCAGACCTACGTCATGCGGCTGCGCCGGCTGTGCGGCGAAGAAACCGTCGTCACCGAACCGGACGGGTACCGGCTGGTCGTCGACCCGTCCCGGGTGGACGCCCTGCGCTTCCTCCGCACCCTCGACCAGGCCGCCGCCGCGACGGAACCCGCCCGTCGCCGGGGCCTGCTCACCGCCGCGCTCGCCGCCTGGGGCGGGGCGCCCCTCGAGGGCGTCGGTTCCCCCGCGCTGGCCGCGGAATGGGGCCCGCTGCTGACCGAGCGGTACCTCTTCGCCGTCGAGCAGCGCATCGACCTCGACGCCGGGCTCGTCCCCGATGCCCGGCTCGTCGCCGAGCTGACCGACCTCGTCGCCCAGCACCCGCTGCGGGAGTCGTTGTGGGAACGGCTGGTGCGCGTCCTGGCCCGGTCCGGCCGCCGCGCCGAAGCGCTGGCCCGCTACGCCGGGCTTCGCGCGCTGCTGGCCGACGAGCTGGGCGTCGAGCCGGGGGAGGACCTGCGCCGCCTGCACGCCGAACTGCTCACCGCCGACACCGAGCCGGCAGTGCACACTGTGCCGCGGCAGCTGCCCTTCGACGTCCCCGGGTTCACCGGCCGCGGTCCCGAACTCGCCGAACTGGACCGCCTTCCGCCCGGCGGCGCGTCCGGCATCGTCGTCATCGAAGGCACCGCCGGCGTCGGGAAGACGTCGCTGGCCGTGCACTGGTCGCACCGCGTCCGCGACCGCTTCTCCGGCGGTCAGCTGTTCCTCGACCTGCGCGGCCACTCCGCGGACACGCCCGTCACCCCGGAGGCCGCCCTGGCCGGCTTCCTCCGCGCCCTCGGCGAGCCGGCCGAGACGCTGCCTTCCACAGTGGAGGAACGCTCGGCGCTCCTGCGCAGCAGGCTGGCCGGCAGCCGCACGCTCATGCTGCTCGACAACGCCCGCGACGCCGACCAGGTCCGGCCGCTGCTGCCCGGCCCCGGCAACCTCGTCGTCGTGACCAGCCGCAACCAGCTGCGCGGCATCGTCGCGCGCGACGGTGCCCGCCGGATCGCCCTGCGCTCGTTCGACGACCAGGACGCGACGGCGTTGCTCGCCGGCAGCGTCGGACCGCAGCGCCTCGCCGCCGAACCCGACGCCGTCGCCGAGCTCGTCCAGCTCTGCGGCCGTCTCCCGCTCGCGCTGGCGCTGGCCGGGGAACGCGCGTCGCGGTTTTCCGGCGTCTCGCTCGCGGGGATCGTCGAGGAGCTGCGCGACCAGCGGCTGCGGCTCGACACCCTGCGCGACCCGCAGGACGCCGGCACCGACCTGCGGGCCGCGTTCTCGTGGTCGTACAAGGCGTTGCGCCCGGCCGCCGCGCGCTTCTTCCGGCTGCTGGGCCTGCACCCCGGCCACGGCTTCAGCCTGTCGTCGGCCGCCGCGCTGGCCGGGGCGGACCTGCGGGAGGCCCGCGAGCTCGCCGACCAGCTCGCCGCCGCGCACCTGCTCAACCAGCCCAGCACCGACCGCTACCAGTTCCACGACCTCCTGCGCGTCTACGCCGCCGAGCTGGTCGAAACCGAGACGACGGCGGCCGAACGCGCGGCCGCGCGGCGCGGGCTCCTCGACTGGTACCTCGCGAGCGTCGCCGAGGGGACCAAGCTCGTCCGTCCCGACCTGCTCACCGACGACATCACGCTCGGCGCCGCGCCGGTGCCCGCCGTCCGGTTCACCCAGCACGAACAGACGATCGCCTGGTACACGACCGAGCGCACCGCCCTCACCGCGCTCGTCGGCGTCGCCGCCGAAAACGGCTTCACCGCCCACGCGTGGAAGCTCGCCTGGCTGCTGCGAGGGTTCTTCGCCGAACGCCACGACCGCGACGACTGGATCACGACCGCGCGGACGGCCGTCGCGGCCACGCGCGACGCGGGCGACAACACCGGCCTGCAGTACAGCGCGAACAACCTCGGCTCGGCCTACCTGCGCACCCTCCAGCCCGACAAGGCGCTGGAAGCCTTGGAGGAGGCGCGCGCGGCATCCGAAGCGGGCGACGGCACGGCACTGGCGGTGGCGATCCTCTCCAACCTGTCCGGCGCGTACTACGTCCGGGCCGAGTACGCCGAAGCCGAGCGCTACGCCCTCCAGGCGGTTCGTCTCGCGCGCGACCACGGCCAGCGGACGTTCGTGCCGCACGCGCTGCTCAACGTGAGCGCGAGCCGCATCGGCCTGCGCAACTACGACAACGCCGCCGAAGCCGCGCAGGCGGCGCACCAGGCGTTCGCCGACCTGGGCGACCGTTACCACGCGGCGCTGGCGCTGGGAAACGTCGCCGAAGCACTCGAAGGCGCCGGGCGGCAGGACGAAGCGGAGAAGGCGGGCCTGGAAGCGCTCACCGAGCTGAAGGAGCTGAACGCCGACTACGGCACGATCGACGTCCGGATCACGCTCGGCCGCCTGAAGCTCCGCACCGGCCGGGACGCGGAGGCGCGGGAGCATTGGGCCGAGGCGCTGACCGTCTGCCAGCGCCTCGGCGACCCGCGCATCCCGGAGATCCGGGCCCTGCTGGCGACGGTGCCGACAGACGGGCCCCCGTCCCGGGATGCGCCGTACCCCTAG
- a CDS encoding NUDIX hydrolase, producing the protein MTQEVRAAGAVLWRGAGKATEVALVHRPRYDDWSLPKGKLDPGETTAEAAVREVREETGFEAVLGRYLTRTAYPVPARTGSGTVPKTVDYFSAEAVSGAFAVNDEVDELRWLDPTAAEKLLTRPEDVRVLRAFCEVPVGLTTLVLVRHAKAGKRDDWTGDDDLRPLSEAGLRQASALRRVLALYGPDRVLAAPRLRCVQTVHGIAEDTGIEVRHEPLLSEEGYWPDPVLGLARLLAVAGDGGTPVVCSQGGVIPDLVSALADRDGVELPAARGGVVPSKKGSFWVLSFRPPTAEEGPVLLAADYHPSALPAPSPTRS; encoded by the coding sequence ATGACCCAGGAGGTACGGGCGGCCGGCGCGGTGCTGTGGCGCGGCGCCGGAAAGGCGACCGAAGTCGCCTTGGTCCACCGCCCGCGGTACGACGACTGGTCGTTGCCCAAGGGAAAGCTCGACCCCGGCGAGACGACCGCCGAAGCCGCCGTGCGCGAAGTGCGTGAAGAGACGGGGTTCGAGGCGGTCCTCGGCCGCTACCTGACCCGGACGGCGTACCCGGTGCCGGCGCGCACCGGCTCCGGCACGGTCCCGAAGACGGTCGACTACTTCAGCGCCGAAGCGGTGTCCGGCGCGTTCGCCGTGAACGACGAGGTCGACGAGCTGCGCTGGCTCGACCCGACAGCGGCGGAGAAGCTGCTGACGCGGCCGGAGGACGTGCGGGTGCTGCGCGCTTTCTGCGAGGTGCCGGTGGGCCTGACGACGCTGGTGCTGGTGCGGCACGCGAAGGCGGGCAAGCGCGACGACTGGACGGGTGACGACGACCTGCGGCCGTTGTCGGAGGCGGGGCTGCGGCAGGCATCGGCGTTGCGGCGCGTGCTGGCGTTGTACGGTCCGGACCGCGTGCTGGCGGCGCCGCGGCTGAGGTGCGTGCAGACGGTGCACGGCATCGCCGAGGACACCGGAATCGAGGTGCGGCACGAGCCGCTGCTGTCGGAAGAGGGCTACTGGCCGGACCCGGTACTGGGCCTGGCGCGACTGCTGGCGGTCGCGGGCGACGGCGGGACGCCGGTGGTGTGCAGCCAGGGCGGAGTGATCCCGGACCTGGTCAGCGCCCTGGCCGACCGCGACGGAGTGGAGCTCCCGGCCGCCCGCGGCGGCGTGGTCCCGAGCAAGAAGGGCTCGTTCTGGGTCCTGTCGTTCCGACCACCGACGGCGGAGGAGGGCCCGGTCTTGCTGGCGGCCGACTACCACCCGAGCGCGCTGCCGGCCCCTTCCCCGACCCGCTCCTGA